One Coffea arabica cultivar ET-39 chromosome 5c, Coffea Arabica ET-39 HiFi, whole genome shotgun sequence DNA window includes the following coding sequences:
- the LOC140007185 gene encoding anthocyanidin 3-O-glucosyltransferase 6-like — protein sequence MKKADHSFSRDGPLSINYSDQVKEIAYALEHTEYQFLWSLRTPPPKGKFEYPGEYENLEEVLPEGFLQRAAGVGKVIGWAPQAAVLSHPAVGGFVSHYGWNSTLESVWYGVPMATWPLYAKQQVNAFLMLKELGMLNYFGYFCLYY from the coding sequence ATGAAGAAAGCAGACCATTCCTTCAGCAGGGATGGGCCACTTAGCATCAACTATAGTGACCAAGTGAAGGAAATTGCCTATGCACTCGAGCACACCGAATACCAGTTTCTCTGGTCATTGAGAACGCCTCCACCTAAAGGAAAGTTCGAGTATCCAGGTGAGTATGAGAACCTGGAAGAAGTCTTGCCAGAAGGATTCTTGCAACGAGCTGCTGGGGTCGGAAAAGTTATTGGATGGGCACCACAGGCGGCAGTTCTATCTCATCCTGCTGTTGGAGGCTTTGTCTCTCACTATGGCTGGAACTCAACATTGGAAAGCGTTTGGTATGGCGTTCCAATGGCAACTTGGCCACTTTATGCTAAGCAGCAGGTGAATGCCTTCCTGATGCTGAAAGAGTTAGGGATGCTAAATTACTTCGGCTATTTTTGCTTATATTACTag
- the LOC113689133 gene encoding UDP-glucose flavonoid 3-O-glucosyltransferase 6-like: protein MKKAELVFVTMPAIGHLVSCVELAKLLIECDERLSITVLIMKLPFDPKVSSYTNSLLETPNLHIRYLELMKEEPSSQLSSFLSIFFRFIDNHKSCVRDVLAEISNSVSSHLGGIVIDMFCTSLIDVANEFGVPSYIFYPGGAATLGVLFQLQSLRDDLNEEVSYYENSDVELALPTYINPVPAKLLSSALFEKDGGVDMVLDQAQRYRKTKGIIINTFLELESHAIHALSNDKTIPPVYAVGPVLNLKGSNSQNQETEMIMKWLDLQPKCSVVFLCFGSAGSFDGDQVEEIAYALERSGYRFLWSLRRPSPKENFEFPSEYENLDEVLPEGVWCGVPVATWPLYGEQQENAFLMVKDLAMAVEIKIDFKRDFVMGVSSEILSADVIERGIKHLMDPENEIREKVKQMKEKSRLAPNEGGSSFSSLRLFLEDVADNIP from the exons atgaaaaaagcaGAGCTGGTTTTCGTTACTATGCCAGCGATTGGCCACTTAGTGTCATGTGTTGAACTAGCAAAGCTTCTCATTGAATGTGATGAACGATTATCGATCACCGTCCTGATTATGAAGCTGCCCTTTGATCCAAAAGTCAGTAGCTACACAAATTCGTTGTTAGAAACTCCGAATTTGCACATAAGGTACCTTGAGCTCATGAAAGAAGAGCCTTCTTCTCAATTGTCGTCTTTTCTTTCGATTTTCTTTCGATTTATCGACAACCATAAAAGTTGTGTGAGGGACGTTCTTGCTGAAATATCCAATTCTGTTTCGTCGCATCTTGGTGGGATCGTCATAGACATGTTTTGCACCTCTTTGATTGATGTAGCCAATGAATTTGGGGTTCCTTCCTATATATTTTACCCAGGTGGTGCTGCAACGCTTGGCGTTTTATTCCAGTTGCAAAGTCTGAGGGATGATCTCAATGAAGAAGTGAGCTATTACGAGAATTCAGACGTTGAATTAGCTTTGCCTACTTACATCAATCCTGTTCCAGCTAAACTTTTGTCATCTGCATTGTTTGAGAAGGATGGAGGTGTCGACATGGTCCTGGATCAGGCACAAAGATACAGGAAGACCAAGGGAATCATAATTAACACTTTCCTTGAGTTAGAATCCCATGCGATTCACGCCTTGAGCAATGATAAAACCATCCCACCAGTATATGCAGTAGGGCCTGTATTGAATCTGAAGGGAAGCAATagtcaaaatcaagaaactgaGATGATTATGAAATGGCTAGATCTTCAGCCAAAATGTTCTGTTGTGTTCCTTTGCTTTGGTAGTGCAGGTAGTTTTGATGGTGACCAAGTGGAGGAAATTGCCTATGCACTCGAGCGCAGTGGATATCGATTCCTCTGGTCATTGAGAAGGCCTTCAcctaaagaaaattttgagtttccaAGTGAGTATGAGAACCTGGATGAAGTCTTGCCAGAAGG CGTTTGGTGCGGTGTGCCAGTGGCAACTTGGCCGCTTTATGGAGAGCAGCAGGAGAATGCATTCCTAATGGTGAAAGACTTGGCAATGGCAGTGGAgatcaaaatagatttcaaaagGGATTTCGTAATGGGTGTGAGTAGTGAGATTTTGAGTGCAGATGTGATTGAAAGAGGGATTAAACATCTAATGGATCCTGAGAATGAGATCAGAGAGAAGGTgaagcaaatgaaagagaagAGCAGGTTGGCTCCCAATGAAGGAGGATCGTCCTTTTCTTCCTTGAGGCTTTTTCTTGAAGATGTTGCAGATAACATTCCATGA